GGCGCCGTGCAGGGCAAGGACGGGTGTTCCGCTGCCATGTTCAACGAAATGGACGGGCACGCCGCTGACCACCGCTTCCATCCCGCCAGTGTAAATTCGGCCGGGACTGTGGGGCCAGGGTCCTCGTTACCAGGAAGCGGAGCACTTTGGGGCTCCTGCCCCTTTCGCGTCCCGGCCTGTGGGGCCAAGATGGCCCGCATGAGAAAACTCTTCACCGCCGGCCTCACGGCAGCACTGCTGGTGCTCGGTCCCGTTCCGCTTGCCCTTCCCGCCAATGCTGCAGGAGGCACGTCGCCTCAGCCCGGGCACGTCCTCGTAAAGTTTTACGACGACGGCGCTGCCGCCGGCATCCTGCACAGGCGCGGACTGGACGGCGTGGACGTCGGCAGTACGGGCGCCAGACTGGTCAGCGTGCCCGCCGGCAGCGAAGACCGGTTCATCGAGGCGCTCAGCCGGGACCCCGCCGTCGAGTACGCCGAAGCGGACCAGCCGGTGGCAGCCTTCACCTCCGACCAGTACTTCCCGCGCCAGTACGCCCTGCAGAACGATGGGCAGTCGTTCACCAACACCGCAGGCGACCTCACCATTCCTGCCGGCACGCCCGACGCCGACGTGGATGCCGTCGAAGCGTGGGACGTGACCACCGGCAACGGCGTCAAGGTCGCGGTGCTGGATTCCGGCGTCGCCAGCGACAACCCGGACATCGCACCCAAGGTGGTGGCCCGCGCCAACTCCAGCGGCTCGGCCACCAAGGCAGGGGACCCGGTGGCCGAGGACTACTACGGCCACGGCACCCACGTGGCCGGCAGCGTCGCCGCCACCACCGACAACACCATCGGCGTGGCAGGGGTCTGCCCGGGCTGCACCATCCTGGCCGGAAAGGTCTTGGACGACAACGGCGTCGGTTCGAGCTCTGCCCTTGCGAACGGCATCAACTGGGCGGTCAGCAACGGCGCCAAGGTGATCAACATGAGCCTGGGGGTGCGGGCATCGCGGACCCTGGAAACCGCCGTCAACAACGCCTGGAACAAGGGCGTGGTCCTGGTGGCGGCTGCCGGCAACGGTGGGAACCAGACCAAGATCTACCCCGGCGCGTACACCCATGTCATCGCCGTCGGTGCCACCGACAATAACGACGCCAAAGCCTCGTTCTCCACCTACGGCGCAAGCTGGGTGGACGTTGCCGCTCCCGGCGTCAACGTCTACTCCACCTTCCCCAACCACCCCTTCGTGCTGGCCACCCAGAACAACCGGTCCCAGGGCTACGACGTGGGCAACGGAAGCTCGATGTCCTCGGCCATCGTGGCAGGAGCGGCGGCGCTCGCGTGGAGCTCGCATCCGGGCGCCACGAACACCTCCATCAGGGCAGACGTGGAATCCACCGCGGACAAGGTTGCCGGCACCGGCACGTACTGGGCCTACGGCCGGGTGAACGCCGCCGGCGCCGTTAAATAGCGTCAGTTAGCCGCGCTGCCGGGTAAGCGGTGCCCTAGCTGGCCGGCTTCAGCGCGACCTGCCAGGCGGCAACTGCACGCGCACCGCTCAGGGTCCAGGTAGCTGTTCCGCTGGCTCCGGCGGTTGCCTGCACCTTGTCCGCGAGTTCGGCAATCTGCCCACCGGCGGCCTGCCAGCGCTGGGTCCAGCCGGCCGGCGCGGAGGAAACCACAGGGGCTGCGCAGTCACAGCCCACGCCGCCGACCAGCATGGCGCCGTTGGTGGCCGTTGTGACGCTGGGGGCGGTGATGCTGGTGGCGTTGTAGGTGGCGTCCACGGCCGTCGCTGCAGAGGAGTCAAGCGGCGTGGTGTTGTTCACGCCCCGGTAACCGGTGATGCCGCCGCCCCACTTCACGGCCGTGCTGAGCGTCCACGCGTAGCTGGCAGGATCCGAGGCGCCCACCACGTGGTAATAGGCAAAGACCCTGGCACCGGAGGTGGAGGTGCTGTTGATGCCCAGGCCGTTGACCAGCGGAGTCCAGCCCGCCGGGACGGAGGCCATGGTGGGGTTCAGGTCCGTGGTGATGGCGGCGACCAGGACATCACCGGCAGCGGTTCCGGCGGGGGCACCGATGGAGACGGCGGAAGCCGCCGTTCCCGAATAAGTGGTGGACGAGCCGACGACGCCTACCCCTGCGGCCGGCGGCGGTGTGGAGGAGGAGCTGACGGTGATCGTGGTGCTGGCAGAACTGGACCCGCCGCTGTTCGTGGCCGTGAGCTTGGCCGTGTAGGTGCCGGCTCCCGCGTAGCTGTGGGCGGGGTTCTGCGCGGTGGAGGTGCTGCCGTCGCCAAAGTCCCAGGCCCAGGAGGTGGGCGTGCCGGTGGACGTGTCAGTGAAGGCGACGTTCAGCGGCGCTGTGCCGGATGTGGGGGAGGCCGTGAAGGATGCCACCGGTGCCGTGACCGCCGGTCCCAGCGGACGGTCCGAGTACCAGTAGCGCTTGGCCACGTCGTCACTGGCCATGACCACGATGCCCGTGGAACTGTCCACACCCTGCTTGGTGGTGGTCACATTGTTCATGTTGGACGACGATGCGCTCTGGATGACGGGGGTCCCGCGGCCGCTGCCAAACACCGGGTTGTCCATGGACGCCGTCTTCTCGTAGATGCTGCCGGCCACCCCGGAGTACGCGCAGCCGGTCACTGACGTGGGCGGGGCTGTCTGGAAAGCGCGGACCAGGTTGTTCTGGGTGTCCAGGACTATCTGCGGCCTGCTGACGCAATCACCCGTTGTGGAGATGGTGGACTGGGTGAAGGAACCCGTGCCCGGCTTGAAGACCAGCAGCAGCAACTGCGGCAGCGTGGGATCACTGGAGACGTCGTTCAGGCTGGTCTTCACCGCGGCGAAGACGCGGCCGCTGGTATCCGACTGCAGGGACTTGATGTTCAGGTGGTCGTCGGCCTGCCCTTGGCCCCGGATGGCCGGCTGGAAGTTCCAGGACGATGACGCCGTGGGGGAGGTCCCATCGGTGCGCGAGGCCCACCATACCGAGCCGGTGAGCTGGTCGCTCCACATCACGCCAATTTTGTTCTTGTTGTAGGACACCACGGCAGAAATGTCATCCGGTGCCGGGTGCGGGTTGGAGACCGGGAGGACGAACGGCGCAGCCCAACTGGAGCCGCCGGGCGCCGAGTTGTTTACGTAGACGGTGTTGGTGAAACCGCTGGTGCTGTTGCCCGCCACCTGCGTCCATGTGGCCCAGATGGCGCCCGTGCTGTCCTCGTCGATGGTCATCGACTCGCTGCTGTTGTTGGCAATCACGGTGGGGAACCCGGAGTCGAGCGTGTACTTGCCGCTGGAGTAGCTGTACCGGTAAAGGTATGCGGGCTGTCCGGCGACAGAGGGTTTCGGGTTGGCGTCGGTGGAGATGGTGACCACGTGCGAGGCGATGTAGAGGTGGCTGCCGTCCCACATGGTGTCGGCCAGGGTGCTGCCGCGGGTGTCATTGACCACGCCCGTGTTCACCCAAGTGGCGCTGGGCCGGTCCAGCCGGTAGATGCTCCAGCCGCTGCCGCTGGTCCACATGTCCGCCCACCAGGAGCCGTCATTCCACCACAGCTTGCTCTGGGGCTTGTCCGACGTGGGCGGATTGGCGACGCCGGAGTAGGCGATGCTCTGGGTCCCGTAGACGGGATCTGCGGAAGCCGGCGGCGCTCCCACCAGGGCGGCAGCCGCTATCAGGACCAGAACCACGGCCTGCCGTAACCAACCTGGGAAAACTTCGCTCTTCATGGCCGGCTCCTGGGACTTGATGCCGCAGTGGCATATTTACTTGCCGGAGTCCTGCCGCCGGCCCAGCCCGACGCAACCCCTAGGGGACTTAGGGTAGGCCCCTAATCGATCCCCTAACAAGAGCCCCTGGTACCTGTTTTTGTTGCCTAGGGCTACTGGTTACTTAAGTGCTGGACTCGGCGCGCTGTTTGACCCCGCGGAGCACGCCAACCTCCATGTAGTGATGCAGCGGATCACCAATGAAAAGGTCGACGCCGCGTGCCAGCATCAGCGCGCCCGGCACCTTCTGGAGGGTGAACGCCAGGGCCCGGGTCACCGCCGGAGCGTCGGGACCGGCGCCGCGTACGGCGGCACTGAGATACCCCGGGCCGCGGTACCGGATGATGAAGCGGGTGCGGTTTCCGGGGAGGGTCCGCAGGATGAACTGCTCACCCGCCACCAAGTGCCTGTTGGGTTCGAGTTCCGACACCATGGCGTACACACCGCCGCCGTACGGGACTTTGTCCCCGACCTTAAGGTCCTGCAGCTCAGGGTGGATCCGCGTTGCCGAATGCTTCCCTTCAACGTACCGGGCGTGGAACAGGGCCCGCTCAACCCGGTCGTGCGTGTAGAAACCCGCACGATAGATCCCCATCTGCACGATCCATGGCCACACGCGGTCCGGCGGGGCATCGATGGTGATGGCCCGGGTGCTTTGGAACACCGGCCGGGGCTCCAGGCCGTCGCCGGGCAGGGGCTCCACCGCTTCCGTTCCCTCGGTTCCCCACCGCAGCATGGCTTCCGCCACAGCAGATACGCCGCCAGCTGCGCGAAGAGCGACACCGCCAGGAGCAGCCAGCGCCGGCGGCGTACCGTTCCGCGGCCCGCCCGTACACAATGTCGTCGTCCGGACATAGCCGCCAAAATGCCACGGGACCCCCGCCACCAGAAGTGCCGAAGGTCCCGCCAGCCCACCGTCGACGCGTTTGCGTAACTATTGGCTTCAACGGGAGCACGGAACCCCGCAAATACAGGGGACCGCCTTAACCAACCGCCGATAAATCACGCAAACGCGTCACACACGAAGGTCAGGCGCGCGACTGAAGCCCCGGGGCGCCGTCGCGGATTTCGAAGGAGGCCTTGGTGGAAACGGGTGCGCCCGGCGTCGTGACGTGGTCCAGCACCCGGAAGTCAGCCGTCATGGCGTCCTTGGTGATGCGGGTGTTCACGTAGCCGCGGTTGTCGTTGTAGAACTTCAGGTGCGGGTTCCAGGCCATGGTGGCGTCCGTGGTGGAGCCGCTGCCGTCGCCGGTGGAGGTGATGGACGTGCACACCAGTTCCGAGCCAACCACGGGCGAGGCGGGGTCCTTGTAGTCCACTTTGACGTCGTTGGCCCAGTGCCGGTGCACATCGCCGGTGAGTACGACGGCGTTGCGGACGTTGGCGTCCACCCAGCCCTGGGTGATGCGGCGGCGGGAGGCCGCGTAGCCGTCCCAGCCGTCCATGGACACGTCATCGATCTCAGGTGCCTTGTTGCGGTCCCGCTCGGCGAAGAAGACCTGCTGGCCCAGGATGTCCCAGCGCTGCGTGGAGTTGCGGAAGCCGTCCAGCAGCCACTTTTCCTGCTCGGCGCCGGTGATGGTGCGGTCCTCAGCCAGGCGTTCGGTGACGTTCTTCTTCCAGCCGTCGCCGGCCAGCTGGTCGTCGCGGTACTGCCGGGTATCCATCATGTGGAAGTTGGCCAGCTGGCCCCACTGGATCTTCCGGTAGATCTTCATGTCCGGACCGGCCGGGAGGGAAGACGGGCGCAGGGGCATGTTCTCGTAGTACGCCTGGAACGCGGCGGCGCGGCGCTGCCGGAAGTGCTCCACGCTGTCGTTGAGCTGGCCGGCGTCCTTGTTCTCGGGCACGTCGTCCGCCCAGTTGTTGTCCACCTCGTGGTCATCCCACACCACTGCCCACGGTGCGACGGCGTGCGCAGCCTGCAGGTCGGCGTCGGCCTTGTACTGGGCGTGCCGCTGCCGGTAGCTCTCCAGCGTGACGGTCTCCGGGCCCTCGTGGTCGCGGGGGTTGCCGCCGCCGATCACGTAGCTGTCCTTCTTGTATTCATACAGGTAGTCGCCCAGGTGCAGCACCAGGTCCGGGTGGTCCTCGGCCAGGCGGCGGTAGGCGGTGAAGTAGCCGTGTTCGTACTGCGCGCAGCTGGCGAACGCCATGGCCAGGGCGGCGGGCGTCTCGTGGAGGGCCGGGCTGGTGAGGGTGCGGCCCACTGGGCTGAGGTGCTTGCCGGCGCGAAACCGGTAGAAGTACTCGCGGCCGGCCTTCAACCCGCGCAGCTCCACGTGCACCGAATGCGCAGCTTCAGGACGGGCCTGCTCCACGCCGCGGGCCACCACCTTCCGCATGCTTTCGTCCTCGGCCACCTCCCACTGCACGGCCACGGGGCGGGACGGCATGCCGCCCAGGCCGTCCTCCGCCACGGGATTCAGGGCCAGGCGGCTCCAGAGGACGAAGCCGTCCGGCCACGGCTCGCCTGACGCGATGCCGAGCATGAAGGGATCGTTGCGGAGGCCGGCGTCGTCAGCGGTGGAAACCGCGACGGCGGCGCCCGGCAGGGCTGCGACCAGGCCGGCGCCGAGGCCGGCCGAGATAAGGGTTCTGCGGGAGATGTTGTCCATGGCTCCCAAGGTATTTCCAGCTTCTGTACAGGTTTCGAGGAGGATGTGAATGGGCGGTTAACGGCTTGACAAGAGCTGTGAACTTTGTGCGGCCGGCCCCGCGTCCGGTGCGGGCCTTTGGACTCTGGCTCAGTGCAGGCTTCCCGGGCAAACTTGGGCCCGACCCCATCCGGCCAGCGAAAGAAGGAACCATGCCCCGCACCTCCGTCGTCACCGGCGCCGCCTCCGGCATTGGCAAGGCAACCAAGGAACTCCTGGAACAGCGGGGCGAACGCGTGATCGGGGTGGACCTGCACGACGCCGAGGTAGTGGCCGATCTTGCCAGCGCGGAAGGAAGGGCCGCATTGGTGGACGCTGTACGAAAAGTCAGCGGCGGCAGGATCGATGCCATATACGCCAATGCCGGACTCGCATCCGCGGCGCCGCCGACTGTCGCCGTCAACTTCTTTGGAGCGATAGCAACACTCGAAAAACTCCGGCCCCTGCTGAGGGAATCCGAAGCCCCACGCGCGGTGGTGGTCTCATCCATGGCAGCCCTCATGGCCAGCGACGAAGAGCTGGTGGGGCGGCTGACCGCAGGAGACGAGCAGGCAGCCATGGCCCGCGCCGAGGTCCTGGCCAAGGAACCGACCACTGGCGGGCTCATCTACTGTTCCACGAAGCTCGCATTGTCCCGGTGGGTCCGCCGCCAGGCCGCCACCGCCGACTGGGCCGGAGCCGGGATCCCCCTGAACGCCGTGGCTCCCGGAATCATTGCCACCCCCATGACCGCCGAGATGATCGATACCGAACAAGAACGAGAGTCGCTGTTGAAAGTGGTCCCAATGCCACTGAACGGGATTGCCGAACCGGTTGTCGTGGCCCGCCTGCTGGCCTGGCTCAACAGCGCTGAGAACACGCACCTTTGCGGGCAGATCGTCTACGTGGACGGCGGCAGCGACGTGGTGCTGCGCGGCGACTCGGTCTGGTGAGGGCCGGGCCTAGTAACCGGCCGTGCATCCCGCCCTGAACGCCAGGTACCGCGGATCCCCGCGGCCCACCAACCGGCCCAGCGCGTCGATGGCCAGGAAATCGGCAAAGCCCATATCCGTGGAAAGCCACCGCACCAGCAGCGAGGCATCACCGCTGGCCCGGACGGCCGATCCCACCGCCATGTCCAGCTGATCACGGAGCAGCTGCACCGCGAGGGCAACGGACCGGATGAGCAGGGGAGCGCTGTACGCCTCCAGCGCCTCGGCAACCAGGCCCGCGCGCAGCAGCCTCAGCACCTGCCCCGCGTCGGAACGACCAGCCAGCGCGGGAGCAAGCCGGTAGGGGTTGGACTCCACGGCGCCGCCCAGCATGGACCGCACCCGGAACATCTCGGTCCGGATGGCCTGCGGGGTGCCCACGTCGCCATGCAGCTCGTACGCCAGCTCCTCCGCGGACCAGCCCTGCGACCGGGAATCCAGCAGCGCCAGGATCTCCGCCCGGC
This window of the Pseudarthrobacter defluvii genome carries:
- a CDS encoding alkaline phosphatase D family protein, which translates into the protein MDNISRRTLISAGLGAGLVAALPGAAVAVSTADDAGLRNDPFMLGIASGEPWPDGFVLWSRLALNPVAEDGLGGMPSRPVAVQWEVAEDESMRKVVARGVEQARPEAAHSVHVELRGLKAGREYFYRFRAGKHLSPVGRTLTSPALHETPAALAMAFASCAQYEHGYFTAYRRLAEDHPDLVLHLGDYLYEYKKDSYVIGGGNPRDHEGPETVTLESYRQRHAQYKADADLQAAHAVAPWAVVWDDHEVDNNWADDVPENKDAGQLNDSVEHFRQRRAAAFQAYYENMPLRPSSLPAGPDMKIYRKIQWGQLANFHMMDTRQYRDDQLAGDGWKKNVTERLAEDRTITGAEQEKWLLDGFRNSTQRWDILGQQVFFAERDRNKAPEIDDVSMDGWDGYAASRRRITQGWVDANVRNAVVLTGDVHRHWANDVKVDYKDPASPVVGSELVCTSITSTGDGSGSTTDATMAWNPHLKFYNDNRGYVNTRITKDAMTADFRVLDHVTTPGAPVSTKASFEIRDGAPGLQSRA
- a CDS encoding SDR family oxidoreductase, whose protein sequence is MPRTSVVTGAASGIGKATKELLEQRGERVIGVDLHDAEVVADLASAEGRAALVDAVRKVSGGRIDAIYANAGLASAAPPTVAVNFFGAIATLEKLRPLLRESEAPRAVVVSSMAALMASDEELVGRLTAGDEQAAMARAEVLAKEPTTGGLIYCSTKLALSRWVRRQAATADWAGAGIPLNAVAPGIIATPMTAEMIDTEQERESLLKVVPMPLNGIAEPVVVARLLAWLNSAENTHLCGQIVYVDGGSDVVLRGDSVW
- a CDS encoding PKD domain-containing protein, producing the protein MKSEVFPGWLRQAVVLVLIAAAALVGAPPASADPVYGTQSIAYSGVANPPTSDKPQSKLWWNDGSWWADMWTSGSGWSIYRLDRPSATWVNTGVVNDTRGSTLADTMWDGSHLYIASHVVTISTDANPKPSVAGQPAYLYRYSYSSGKYTLDSGFPTVIANNSSESMTIDEDSTGAIWATWTQVAGNSTSGFTNTVYVNNSAPGGSSWAAPFVLPVSNPHPAPDDISAVVSYNKNKIGVMWSDQLTGSVWWASRTDGTSPTASSSWNFQPAIRGQGQADDHLNIKSLQSDTSGRVFAAVKTSLNDVSSDPTLPQLLLLVFKPGTGSFTQSTISTTGDCVSRPQIVLDTQNNLVRAFQTAPPTSVTGCAYSGVAGSIYEKTASMDNPVFGSGRGTPVIQSASSSNMNNVTTTKQGVDSSTGIVVMASDDVAKRYWYSDRPLGPAVTAPVASFTASPTSGTAPLNVAFTDTSTGTPTSWAWDFGDGSTSTAQNPAHSYAGAGTYTAKLTATNSGGSSSASTTITVSSSSTPPPAAGVGVVGSSTTYSGTAASAVSIGAPAGTAAGDVLVAAITTDLNPTMASVPAGWTPLVNGLGINSTSTSGARVFAYYHVVGASDPASYAWTLSTAVKWGGGITGYRGVNNTTPLDSSAATAVDATYNATSITAPSVTTATNGAMLVGGVGCDCAAPVVSSAPAGWTQRWQAAGGQIAELADKVQATAGASGTATWTLSGARAVAAWQVALKPAS
- a CDS encoding S8 family serine peptidase, yielding MRKLFTAGLTAALLVLGPVPLALPANAAGGTSPQPGHVLVKFYDDGAAAGILHRRGLDGVDVGSTGARLVSVPAGSEDRFIEALSRDPAVEYAEADQPVAAFTSDQYFPRQYALQNDGQSFTNTAGDLTIPAGTPDADVDAVEAWDVTTGNGVKVAVLDSGVASDNPDIAPKVVARANSSGSATKAGDPVAEDYYGHGTHVAGSVAATTDNTIGVAGVCPGCTILAGKVLDDNGVGSSSALANGINWAVSNGAKVINMSLGVRASRTLETAVNNAWNKGVVLVAAAGNGGNQTKIYPGAYTHVIAVGATDNNDAKASFSTYGASWVDVAAPGVNVYSTFPNHPFVLATQNNRSQGYDVGNGSSMSSAIVAGAAALAWSSHPGATNTSIRADVESTADKVAGTGTYWAYGRVNAAGAVK